A DNA window from Oncorhynchus tshawytscha isolate Ot180627B linkage group LG13, Otsh_v2.0, whole genome shotgun sequence contains the following coding sequences:
- the cwf19l2 gene encoding CWF19-like protein 2: MATHGGSFESVNSIEVRKEYKRKAREEVIQKAKQQYEKEEKRKELKRQRGEDTWMLPEVDLRLQQLEQEVSGKKKKEKKAKKIKKKKRKKEKKRAEGGDGSSSEGTGNEWVEAQPQTEASGKAWKIPAKPTDNSPTPPENNQRDEWMTFDFLTMRTTSTAEKRAEKERLKEEEKQKAWVIEQAGLHKLELNPFWKDGGSGLPPEEKASNVLVKAATVDDGGLGWLRKSYQRMREQAEREQRSLEVIVAERYGSMENFQKRMYEAEIAVYGYKRGEGEGRGRGEGEGRGRGRGRGEEEGRDRQRWRRGQEDGMWRKGEVGMDRERWRRPDKGRDLPGEKERDGERDSERDGERERARHRDRDRDRNRARDGDSERDGGRPSDRDRERDGGRPSDQERERAGGRERDGSRPSDRNRERAGGRERDRGRERGGDESLCSGLGQIHPPLSLGALKSRFLKPAADDDDGVSAPALARASMGFLKPGSDNEELDRKSSCPAWSKSSSGQRSASGNSEQNKERESGKTMSTPDQGHSSNRLAVTSSRSDSSSDSLSEEEEEVPILTDEEMNKLGARLVKAEIMGNTALMEKLKTQLESARNAKENRAAQQPGKSDRAPGQTEEDQEVLLFRTDQSGRAWPVNASSEPQEPRGRRRKKKAIETHRDGERMRYFQDDDSVGLHEMVRREKMSSAEDQNSLYARMAGKMMGKTDDDNYTLDDMFVSSVAQREGEGRDEERMRSRAIAEHRRLAVTMEKCHHCFSNPELQKHLLIAIGTKVYLSLPGGVSLTEGHCLITPLQHHCSATGLDEDVWTEIQVFRRALVQMFESQDQDCVFMETHMNPKRRQHMVLECIPLPRELGDMAPIYFKKAIMECDEEWAMNKKVVDLSSKDIRHAVPRGLPYFSVDFGLQGGFAHVIENEHKFPHYFGKEIVGGMLDVEPRIWRKSIRENFDDQRKKVLEFSQWWKPFDCTKTDS; this comes from the exons ATGGCGACGCACGGAGGCAGTTTTGAAAGTGTTAACAGCATCGAAGTCCGAAAAGAATACAAACGTAAAGCCAGGGAGGAGGTTATTCAGAAG GCTAAGCAGCAGTATgagaaggaggagaaaaggaAGGAGCTGAAGAGACAGCGAGGAGAGGACACCTGGATGCTCCCTGAAGTTGACCTCCGACTGCAGCAGCTAGAACAG GAGGTTTCAGgcaagaagaagaaagagaaaaaggcCAAGAAGattaagaagaagaagaggaagaaggagaagaagagagctgAAGGAGGAGATGGGTCCAGCTCAGAG GGGACAGGAAATGAGTGGGTTGAGGCCCAGCCCCAGACAGAGGCCTCGGGTAAAGCCTGGAAGATTCCTGCCAAGCCCACAGACAACAGCCCTACCCCACCCGAGAACAACCAG AGAGATGAGTGGATGACTTTTGACTTCTTGACAATGAGAACAACGTCAACGGCAGAGAAGAGGGCTGAGAAAGAAAGgttgaaagaggaagagaaacagaAGGCCTGGGTCATCGAGCAG GCTGGTCTGCACAAGCTGGAGTTGAACCCATTCTGGAAGGACGGGGGGAGTGGCCTGCCCCCAGAAGAGAAGGCCAGTAATGTGCTTGTAAAAG CTGCAACTGTAGATGATGGAGGACTAGGTTGGCTCAGGAAGTCTTACCAGAGGATGAGAGAGCAGGCAGAGCGAGAGCAACGCAGTCTGGAGGTCATAGTGGCAGAGCGATATGGG TCCATGGAGAACTTTCAGAAGAGGATGTATGAGGCTGAGATTGCTGTGTATGGctacaagagaggagagggggaaggaagagggagaggagagggggaaggaagagggaga ggaagagggagaggagaggaagaggggagagaccgacaaagatggaggagaggacaggaagatggaatgtggaggaaaggagaagtggggatggatagagagaggtggaggagaccAGACAAGGGTAGGGACTtacctggagagaaagagagggatggagaaagagatagtgaaagagatggagagagggaaagagctcGTCACCGAGACAGAGATCGGGATAGGAACAGAGCTAGAGATGGAGACAGCGAGCGGGATGGCGGTAGACCTAgtgacagggatagagagagggatggaggtagaccTAGTgaccaggaaagagagagagctggaggcagagagagggatggaagtagaccTAGTGACCGGAatagagagagggctggaggcagagagagggacagaggcagagagaggggtggggatgaGAGCCTTTGCTCTGGGCTTGGCCAGATTCATCCTCCCCTGTCCCTCGGAGCTCTGAAAAGTCGCTTCCTCAAGcctgctgctgatgatgatgatg GAGTGTCAGCCCCTGCTCTGGCCCGAGCTTCCATGGGTTTCCTGAAACCTGGGTCTGACAATGAGGAGTTGGATCGGAAGAGCAGCTGTCCGGCCTGGAGCAAGAGCAGCTCCGGACAGAGATCTGCTTCAGGAAATTCGGAGCAGAATAAAGAGAGGGAGTCTGGGAAAACCATGTCCACTCCTGACCAGGGTCATAGCAGCAACAGGCTTGCAGTGACATCatccag ATCTGACAGCAGTAGTGACAGTttgagtgaggaggaggaagaggtaccGATCCTCACAGATGAAGAGATGAACAAATTGGGGGCCAGGCTGGTGAAGGCAGAGATTATGGGTAACACG GCTCTGATGGAGAAACTGAAGACCCAGCTGGAATCAGCCCGTAATGCCAAGGAGAATCGTGCCGCACAGCAACCTGGGAAATCGGACAGG GCTCCAGGTCAAACAGAGGAGGACCAGGAAGTACTTCTCTTCAGAACAGACCAATCGGGTCGTGCCTGGCCGGTCAATGCCTCTTCGGAACCCCAGGAGCCCAGAGGAAGACGTAGGAAAAAGAAGGCG ATTGAGACCCACAGGGATGGGGAGCGTATGAGATACTTCCAGGATGATGACAGTGTGGGTCTTCATGAGATGGTCCGCAGGGAGAAGATGAGCTCTGCAGAGGACCAGAACTCCCTGTACGCACGCATGGCTGGCAAG atgatGGGGAAGACAGACGATGACAACTACACCCTGGATGACATGTTTGTTTCCAGCGTGGctcagagagagggcgaggggcGGGacgaggagaggatgaggagcagAGCCATAGCGGAGCACAGGCGACTGGCCGTTACCATGGAGAAATGCCATCACTGCTTCAGCAACCCCGAGCTCCAGAAACACCTGCTCATCGCAATAGGAACCAAG GTGTATCTGAGCCTGCCTGGGGGTGTGTCTCTGACAGAGGGTCACTGTCTGATCACTCCACTGCAACACCACTGCTCTGCCACTGGATTGGATGAGGACGTGTGGACCGAGATCCAG GTGTTCCGCAGGGCGCTGGTGCAGATGTTTGAGTCTCAGGATCAGGACTGTGTGTTTATGGAGACCCACATGAACCCAAAGAGACGCCAGCACATGGTCCTGGAGTGTATCCCTCTACCCAGAGAACTGGGAGACATGGCTCCTATCTACTTTAAG AAAGCCATCATGGAATGTGATGAGGAGTGGGCAATGAATAAGAAGGTAGTGGATCTCTCCTCCAAAGACATCCGCCACGCT